Proteins from a single region of Streptomyces spinoverrucosus:
- a CDS encoding HpcH/HpaI aldolase/citrate lyase family protein has protein sequence MRHFGHIGPEVRQRLFHREPCEFTADSPARLLSAALGATLYSPAIRPQLADDIVKQTGRGVVSMVLCLEDSIDDGDVPAGEENLVRQFADLAERASGADLPLLFIRVRTPEQIPDLVRRLGPAVRLLSGFVLPKFTEERGIPFLEALTVAEAAGGRRLFAMPVLESPELLYRESRVETLEGIFRAVDKYRDRVLALRLGVTDFCSSYGLRRAPDMTAYDVQIVASVIADVVNMLGRADGTGFTVTGPVWEYFRVQERMFKPQLRRSPFLEGQAEELREALIEHAMDGLLREITLDQANGLLGKTCIHPSHVLPVHALSVVSHEEFSDAQDILRPERLGGGVLRSAYTNKMNEVKPHRAWAERTLLRAEVFGVANEDIGFVELLAAGIPG, from the coding sequence ATGCGTCATTTCGGGCACATCGGCCCTGAGGTGCGGCAGCGCCTCTTCCATCGGGAGCCGTGCGAGTTCACCGCCGACTCCCCGGCCCGGCTGCTCTCCGCGGCCCTGGGCGCCACCCTGTACAGCCCGGCCATCAGGCCGCAGCTCGCCGACGACATCGTCAAGCAGACCGGCCGCGGTGTGGTCTCGATGGTGCTGTGCCTGGAGGACTCGATCGACGACGGGGACGTCCCGGCAGGCGAGGAGAACCTCGTACGCCAGTTCGCCGACCTCGCCGAGCGCGCCTCCGGTGCCGACCTCCCCCTGCTGTTCATCCGCGTCCGCACGCCCGAGCAGATCCCCGACCTGGTCCGCCGCCTCGGCCCCGCCGTCCGGCTGCTGTCCGGTTTCGTACTGCCGAAGTTCACCGAGGAGCGGGGCATCCCCTTCCTGGAGGCCCTCACCGTCGCCGAGGCGGCCGGCGGACGGCGACTGTTCGCCATGCCGGTCCTGGAGTCCCCCGAGCTGCTGTACCGGGAGTCCAGGGTCGAGACCCTGGAGGGCATCTTCCGGGCCGTCGACAAGTACCGCGACCGTGTCCTCGCGCTCCGCCTCGGCGTGACCGACTTCTGCTCCTCGTACGGCCTGCGGAGAGCCCCCGACATGACCGCGTACGACGTGCAGATCGTCGCCTCCGTGATCGCCGACGTGGTGAACATGCTGGGGCGGGCCGACGGCACCGGGTTCACGGTGACCGGGCCGGTGTGGGAGTACTTCCGGGTGCAGGAACGTATGTTCAAGCCCCAGCTGCGGCGCAGCCCCTTCCTGGAGGGTCAGGCCGAGGAGCTCCGTGAGGCCCTGATCGAGCACGCCATGGACGGGCTGCTGCGGGAGATTACGCTGGATCAGGCCAACGGTCTGCTCGGCAAGACCTGCATCCATCCCTCGCACGTCCTGCCGGTGCACGCGCTGTCGGTCGTCAGTCACGAGGAGTTCAGCGACGCCCAGGACATCCTGCGGCCGGAACGGCTGGGCGGCGGAGTACTGAGGTCGGCCTACACGAACAAGATGAACGAGGTGAAGCCACACCGCGCCTGGGCCGAGCGGACCCTGCTGCGCGCCGAGGTCTTCGGCGTCGCCAACGAGGACATCGGGTTCGTGGAGCTGCTCGCCGCGGGGATTCCCGGCTGA
- a CDS encoding phosphoribosyltransferase: protein MDKAVNDGANRVDGSHRGDGSHRADGSHRGDGLHRGDGIWSGSWVADRLGVELVGDDTLTDLLGLALRRNPKRAHLLVSNVLGKHVPQSPSVVYGSGFALGRRVRELLGTAGARSAVVVGYAETATGLGHAVADGLGHAPYLHSTRRPVPGVARAGGFEESHSHATSHLLLPEDPNLLSGEGPLVLVDDEFSTGNTILNTIRALHERYPRDRYVVVALVDMRSTADQNRLTDFATEIGTHIDLVTAARGTVRLPDGVLEKGQALVAEHERSAAAARRGCCAPGRVGVAGAEREIGQLHQVGPVVAGREADQVGLVVAGRDVHQVGPVVAGREADQVGLVVAGRDVHQVGPVVAGREADQVGLVVAGRDVHQVGPVVAGREADQVGLVVAGRDVHQGGPVVAGRGSVTRVDLRWPVGVPDGGRHGFTPAHRRRLETALPAMGARLAESLPAGARRVLVLGFEELMYAPLRLARELEQLVAPADIRFSTTTRSPVLAVDDPGYAIRTRLVFPAHDNPADGPGERYAYNVAGGAFDAVVAVVDSTADTRALHAPDGLLAQLAQHTPHVLLVVVPSYVPAASPAPERPAMLPEPLRGPAFSSYAPEEVGWLLQDLSDVTLEAPTEEREEAIQSGGAHYAESLPVEYQPSEQYQALFHAALETSAARIAHAVGVVTETVLAERSPRPVLVSLARAGTPVGVLMRRWAQHRHGADLPHYAVSIVRGRGIDANALRWLADRHDPRDVVFVDGWTGKGAITRELAAALREFEDAEGVTGFDPEIAVLADPGSCVRTYGTREDFLIPSACLNSTVSGLISRTVLRADLVGPHDYHGAKFYRELAGADVSTAFLDAISARFDEVTDAVDATTKELLSADRSPTWEGWAAVERISEEYGIHDVNLVKPGVGETTRVLLRRVPWKILARAGAGPDLDHVRLLAEQRGVPVEEIAELPYTCVGLIHPKYTRGATGADGKAVAV, encoded by the coding sequence ATGGACAAGGCAGTGAACGACGGAGCCAACCGGGTCGACGGGTCGCATCGGGGCGATGGGTCGCATCGGGCCGACGGGTCGCATCGGGGCGACGGGTTGCATCGGGGCGACGGGATCTGGTCCGGGAGCTGGGTCGCCGACCGGCTCGGGGTCGAACTCGTGGGCGACGACACCCTCACCGACCTGCTCGGACTCGCCCTGCGGCGCAACCCCAAGCGGGCCCACCTCCTCGTGTCGAACGTGCTCGGCAAGCACGTCCCGCAGTCCCCGTCCGTCGTGTACGGCTCCGGCTTCGCCCTCGGGCGCAGGGTGCGGGAGCTGCTGGGCACCGCCGGGGCGCGTTCCGCCGTCGTCGTCGGCTACGCCGAGACGGCCACCGGCCTCGGCCACGCCGTCGCCGACGGCCTCGGCCACGCCCCCTACCTCCACTCCACCCGCCGCCCCGTACCCGGCGTCGCCAGGGCCGGCGGCTTCGAGGAGTCCCACTCCCACGCCACGTCCCACCTCCTCCTCCCCGAGGACCCGAACCTCCTCTCCGGGGAGGGCCCGCTCGTACTGGTCGATGACGAGTTCTCCACCGGCAACACGATCCTCAACACCATCCGCGCCCTCCACGAGCGCTACCCCCGCGACCGGTACGTCGTGGTCGCCCTGGTCGACATGCGCTCCACCGCCGACCAGAACCGCCTGACCGACTTCGCCACCGAGATCGGCACCCACATCGACCTGGTCACGGCGGCGCGAGGGACCGTACGGCTGCCGGACGGAGTCCTGGAGAAGGGGCAGGCCCTGGTCGCCGAGCATGAACGGAGTGCGGCTGCGGCCCGTCGCGGGTGTTGTGCTCCAGGTCGTGTGGGTGTGGCCGGGGCTGAGCGCGAGATCGGACAGCTCCATCAGGTTGGGCCGGTCGTGGCCGGGCGCGAGGCCGATCAGGTTGGGCTGGTCGTGGCCGGGCGTGACGTCCATCAGGTTGGTCCGGTCGTGGCCGGGCGCGAGGCCGATCAGGTTGGGCTGGTCGTGGCCGGGCGTGACGTCCATCAGGTTGGTCCGGTCGTGGCCGGGCGCGAGGCCGATCAGGTTGGGCTGGTCGTGGCCGGGCGTGACGTCCATCAGGTTGGTCCGGTCGTGGCCGGGCGCGAGGCCGATCAGGTTGGGCTGGTCGTGGCCGGGCGTGACGTCCATCAGGGCGGGCCGGTCGTGGCCGGGCGCGGGAGTGTCACGCGGGTCGATCTGCGCTGGCCGGTCGGTGTTCCCGACGGCGGTCGGCATGGCTTCACCCCCGCTCATCGCCGACGCCTGGAGACCGCCCTGCCCGCCATGGGCGCCCGTCTCGCCGAATCCCTGCCGGCCGGGGCCCGGCGCGTGCTGGTCCTCGGCTTCGAGGAGCTGATGTACGCCCCACTGCGCCTCGCCCGCGAACTGGAGCAGCTCGTCGCTCCCGCTGACATCCGCTTCTCCACAACCACCCGTTCTCCCGTCCTCGCCGTCGACGACCCCGGCTACGCCATCCGCACCCGCCTCGTCTTCCCGGCCCACGACAACCCCGCCGACGGCCCCGGCGAGCGCTACGCCTACAACGTCGCCGGCGGCGCCTTCGACGCCGTGGTCGCCGTCGTCGACTCCACCGCCGACACCCGCGCCCTGCACGCTCCCGACGGCCTCCTCGCCCAGCTCGCGCAGCACACCCCGCACGTCCTGCTCGTGGTCGTCCCGTCATACGTCCCCGCGGCCTCGCCCGCCCCCGAAAGGCCCGCCATGCTGCCCGAGCCCCTTCGCGGCCCCGCCTTTTCCAGCTACGCGCCCGAAGAGGTCGGCTGGCTGCTCCAGGACCTGTCGGACGTGACCCTGGAGGCGCCCACCGAGGAGCGCGAGGAGGCGATCCAGAGCGGCGGCGCGCACTACGCCGAGTCGCTGCCCGTCGAGTACCAGCCCAGCGAGCAGTACCAGGCGCTCTTCCACGCCGCCCTGGAGACCTCGGCGGCCCGCATCGCCCACGCCGTCGGCGTCGTGACCGAAACCGTCCTGGCCGAGCGATCGCCCCGCCCCGTCCTCGTCTCCCTCGCCCGCGCCGGCACCCCCGTCGGTGTCCTGATGCGCCGCTGGGCCCAGCACCGGCACGGCGCCGACCTGCCGCACTACGCCGTGTCCATCGTCCGCGGCCGTGGCATCGACGCCAACGCGCTGCGCTGGCTGGCCGACCGGCACGACCCGCGCGACGTCGTCTTCGTCGACGGCTGGACCGGCAAGGGCGCCATCACCCGCGAACTGGCCGCCGCTCTGCGCGAGTTCGAGGACGCCGAAGGCGTCACCGGCTTCGACCCCGAGATCGCCGTACTCGCCGACCCCGGCTCATGCGTCCGCACCTACGGCACCCGCGAAGACTTCCTCATCCCCTCCGCCTGCCTCAACTCCACGGTGTCCGGCCTCATATCCCGCACCGTGCTGCGCGCCGACCTGGTCGGCCCGCACGACTACCACGGCGCGAAGTTCTACCGCGAACTCGCCGGCGCCGACGTCTCCACCGCCTTCCTCGACGCCATCTCCGCCCGCTTCGACGAGGTCACCGACGCGGTGGACGCCACCACCAAGGAACTGCTGTCCGCCGACCGCAGCCCCACTTGGGAGGGCTGGGCCGCCGTCGAGCGCATCAGCGAGGAGTACGGCATCCACGACGTGAACCTCGTCAAGCCCGGCGTCGGTGAGACCACCCGCGTGCTACTGCGCCGCGTGCCCTGGAAGATCCTCGCCAGGGCCGGGGCGGGCCCCGACCTCGACCACGTCCGGCTGCTTGCCGAGCAGCGCGGCGTCCCGGTCGAGGAGATCGCCGAACTCCCCTACACCTGCGTGGGGTTGATCCATCCGAAGTACACACGCGGCGCGACGGGCGCCGACGGAAAGGCGGTGGCCGTCTGA
- a CDS encoding HAD family hydrolase, whose amino-acid sequence MPVLVASDLDRTLIYSSAALSLTMPDARAPRLLCVEVHESKPLSYMTETAAGLLTDLADAAVFVPTTTRTRKQYLRINLPGPMPKYAICANGGHLLVDGVSDPDWHASVTARLADECASLAEVQEHLLRAADPVWVRKHRIADDLFAYLVVERELLPEEWVKELGVWAENRGWTVSLQGRKIYAVPKPLTKSAAVHEVARRTGADLTLAAGDSLLDADLLLAADRGWRPSHGELADSDWTAPDITSLPERGVLAGERILREFLRASGDRP is encoded by the coding sequence ATGCCGGTGCTGGTGGCGAGTGACCTGGACCGTACGCTCATCTACTCCTCCGCCGCGTTGTCGCTGACCATGCCGGACGCGCGAGCGCCCCGGCTGCTGTGTGTCGAGGTGCACGAGAGCAAGCCGCTGTCGTACATGACCGAGACGGCGGCGGGGCTGCTCACCGACCTCGCCGACGCCGCGGTCTTCGTGCCGACCACGACCCGCACCCGCAAGCAGTACCTCCGCATCAATCTCCCTGGCCCCATGCCGAAGTACGCGATCTGCGCCAACGGCGGGCACCTGCTGGTGGACGGGGTCTCCGACCCCGACTGGCACGCGAGCGTCACGGCACGGCTGGCCGACGAGTGCGCGTCGCTGGCCGAGGTGCAGGAGCACCTGCTGAGAGCCGCTGACCCGGTCTGGGTGCGCAAGCACCGGATCGCCGACGACCTCTTCGCCTACCTTGTCGTCGAGCGCGAACTGCTGCCCGAGGAGTGGGTGAAGGAGCTGGGGGTGTGGGCGGAGAACCGCGGCTGGACGGTCTCCCTCCAGGGCCGCAAGATCTACGCCGTGCCGAAGCCGCTCACCAAGAGCGCCGCCGTGCACGAGGTCGCCCGCCGTACCGGAGCCGACCTCACCCTCGCCGCGGGCGACTCCCTCCTCGACGCCGACCTCTTGCTCGCCGCGGACAGGGGCTGGCGCCCGAGCCACGGCGAACTGGCCGACAGCGACTGGACCGCCCCCGACATCACCTCCCTCCCCGAACGCGGCGTACTGGCGGGCGAACGCATCCTCCGCGAGTTCCTGCGAGCGTCGGGGGATCGCCCGTAG
- a CDS encoding DedA family protein, which produces MTSIAAQTAPQWINELMDTLGAPGAGLAVALENLFPPLPSEVILPLAGFASSTGRMNLYAALIWTTAGSVVGALALYGAGAMLGRDRTLAIAARLPLVKVADIERTEAWFARHGTKAVFFGRMIPIFRSLISVPAGVERMRLPVFLGLTALGSAIWNTAFVLAGYALGEKWTEVTDLVSTYSKVVLAASAVAVVAFIGIRLLRPGGGARRRGRRGGAPGAASARDADVDRGTGGITGTERSAGGDTSAGTDTADPAPPLAAPHP; this is translated from the coding sequence ATGACATCCATCGCAGCGCAGACGGCACCACAGTGGATCAACGAACTCATGGACACCCTGGGCGCACCGGGCGCCGGGCTCGCGGTAGCACTGGAGAACCTGTTCCCGCCGCTGCCCAGCGAGGTGATCCTGCCGCTGGCCGGGTTCGCCTCCAGCACGGGACGTATGAATCTGTACGCCGCGCTGATCTGGACGACGGCCGGCTCGGTGGTCGGCGCGCTCGCGCTGTACGGCGCGGGGGCGATGCTCGGCCGTGACCGCACGCTGGCGATAGCGGCGCGGCTGCCGCTGGTGAAGGTCGCGGATATAGAGAGGACAGAGGCCTGGTTCGCCCGGCACGGGACGAAGGCCGTGTTCTTCGGACGGATGATCCCCATCTTCCGCAGCCTGATCTCGGTCCCGGCCGGGGTCGAGCGCATGCGCCTGCCGGTGTTCCTCGGCCTGACGGCACTGGGCAGCGCGATCTGGAACACCGCGTTCGTCCTCGCCGGCTACGCCCTGGGCGAGAAGTGGACCGAGGTGACGGACCTGGTCTCCACGTACTCGAAGGTCGTCCTCGCCGCGTCCGCGGTGGCGGTCGTGGCCTTCATCGGCATACGCCTACTGCGCCCGGGCGGCGGCGCGAGGCGGCGAGGTCGACGCGGCGGTGCGCCGGGGGCGGCTTCGGCGAGGGATGCGGACGTGGACAGAGGAACTGGCGGGATAACAGGGACGGAGAGAAGCGCAGGCGGAGATACGAGCGCAGGCACCGACACGGCCGACCCCGCCCCGCCCCTGGCGGCGCCACATCCGTAA
- a CDS encoding sensor histidine kinase: MTGAATAAVELPFAAVSGLALLPVLAWPRGRRAVLRPVFAGARRLAELERARIRIWLGHPVATAYEDARALRYVSVRWALGALGAIVMLSVVLGVAYGTFWAYGWLLVDVTHPGSVALGTLGGLFLLFLAVQGIFGVAELERQLAQRILGPRHQDELERRIVELAESRAAVLDAVHDERRRIERDLHDGVQQRLVALGMLLGRALRSTDAEHMDRLLRQAHDESRQALGELRDVAWRIYPTALDEAGLRAALETVAERSSVPVRVECDLDEEPDTAAATVAYFVVCEAVTNAVKHAAPSRITVRVGTEDGFLYVCVEDDGCGGADPKGSGLFGLARRVAALDGLLNVISPPGGPTYVTAELPCG; encoded by the coding sequence ATGACGGGAGCCGCCACGGCCGCCGTCGAGCTGCCCTTCGCCGCGGTGTCCGGACTGGCCCTGCTGCCCGTCCTGGCCTGGCCGCGCGGCCGACGTGCCGTGCTCAGGCCGGTGTTCGCAGGCGCGCGAAGACTTGCGGAGCTGGAGCGGGCCAGGATCAGAATCTGGCTCGGCCATCCCGTCGCAACCGCCTACGAGGACGCCCGCGCTCTCAGATACGTCTCGGTGCGCTGGGCCCTCGGCGCCCTGGGCGCGATCGTGATGCTGTCGGTCGTGCTCGGCGTCGCCTACGGCACCTTCTGGGCGTACGGCTGGCTGCTGGTCGACGTCACCCATCCAGGGTCGGTGGCCCTCGGCACGCTCGGCGGGCTCTTCCTGCTCTTTCTGGCGGTGCAGGGGATATTCGGAGTCGCCGAGCTGGAGCGGCAGTTGGCGCAGCGCATCCTCGGGCCGCGCCATCAGGACGAGCTGGAGCGGCGCATCGTCGAGCTGGCCGAGAGCCGCGCGGCGGTGCTCGACGCCGTGCACGACGAACGGCGCCGCATCGAGCGCGACCTGCACGACGGCGTCCAACAGCGCCTGGTCGCCCTCGGCATGCTGCTCGGCCGGGCCCTGCGCAGCACAGACGCCGAGCACATGGACCGGTTGCTGCGCCAGGCCCACGACGAGAGCCGGCAGGCGCTCGGCGAGCTACGGGACGTCGCCTGGCGTATCTATCCGACCGCGCTGGACGAGGCGGGGCTGCGCGCGGCGCTGGAGACGGTCGCCGAGCGGTCGTCCGTGCCGGTGCGAGTGGAGTGCGATCTGGACGAGGAGCCGGACACGGCGGCCGCGACCGTGGCCTACTTCGTCGTCTGCGAGGCCGTCACCAACGCGGTCAAGCACGCGGCGCCGAGCCGGATAACCGTGAGAGTGGGAACGGAGGACGGTTTCTTGTACGTGTGTGTCGAGGACGACGGCTGCGGCGGGGCGGACCCGAAGGGCAGCGGCTTGTTCGGGCTGGCGCGGCGCGTCGCCGCCCTCGACGGCCTGCTGAATGTGATCAGCCCGCCGGGCGGCCCGACGTACGTCACCGCGGAGCTGCCATGCGGGTGA
- a CDS encoding response regulator transcription factor encodes MRVILAEDSTLLREGLVRLLTEEGHEVPAAVGNAELLLRAVEEEQPDVVVADVRMPPTHSDEGLRAALEIRERWPGVGVLVLSQYVEKRYATELLTGASEGVGYLLKDRVVQVDEFLDALERVAQGRAAFDPEVVRQLLGRSKHTDLLGRLTARERDVLAEMAQGHTNAAIAERLHISRSGVEKHINSIFDKLELTGGEGYSRRVLAVLRYLGT; translated from the coding sequence ATGCGGGTGATCCTGGCGGAGGACTCGACCCTGCTGAGAGAAGGCCTGGTACGGCTGCTCACCGAGGAGGGGCACGAGGTGCCGGCCGCGGTCGGCAACGCCGAGCTGCTGCTCAGGGCCGTGGAGGAGGAGCAGCCCGACGTGGTCGTGGCCGATGTCCGGATGCCGCCCACGCACAGTGACGAGGGGCTGCGCGCGGCGCTGGAGATCCGGGAGCGCTGGCCGGGGGTCGGGGTGCTGGTGCTGTCGCAGTACGTGGAGAAGCGGTACGCGACCGAGTTGCTGACGGGCGCGTCGGAAGGGGTGGGGTATCTGCTGAAGGACCGCGTGGTCCAAGTCGACGAGTTCCTCGACGCCTTGGAGCGGGTGGCGCAGGGGCGCGCGGCGTTCGACCCCGAGGTCGTGCGGCAGTTGCTGGGCCGCAGCAAGCACACCGACCTCCTGGGCCGGCTCACCGCCCGGGAGCGGGACGTGCTGGCCGAGATGGCGCAGGGGCACACCAACGCGGCGATCGCCGAGCGCCTGCACATCTCCCGCAGCGGCGTCGAGAAACACATCAACTCGATCTTCGACAAGCTGGAGCTGACGGGAGGGGAGGGATACTCGCGCAGAGTGCTGGCGGTGCTGCGCTACCTGGGGACGTGA
- a CDS encoding FmdB family zinc ribbon protein, translating into MPRYEYRCRTCGDTFELSRPMAESSAPATCPTGHDDTVKLLSTVAVGGSATAPTPSAGGGGGCCGGGCCG; encoded by the coding sequence ATGCCTCGCTACGAGTACCGCTGCCGGACCTGCGGCGACACCTTCGAACTGAGCCGCCCCATGGCCGAGTCCTCCGCCCCGGCCACCTGCCCCACGGGCCACGACGACACGGTGAAGCTCCTGTCGACCGTCGCGGTGGGCGGCTCGGCCACGGCCCCGACACCGAGCGCGGGCGGTGGCGGTGGGTGCTGTGGCGGGGGTTGCTGCGGCTGA
- a CDS encoding DUF4383 domain-containing protein has translation MATHAAHGEERRRIQFDKHLPVDHRLNQVYRFGAGLMGLVLIAFGILGLIGEVGFFDTRGDQVMGLNTNGALSILSICMGLLLFVGMVIGGNFASTLNMVVGIAFILSGFVNLGLLETDYNFLAFRIQNVLFSFVFGVVLMFFGMYGRVGSALPHDNPYWRARHPDLVEPESREQGRGPAVARDRSLPPPGDAR, from the coding sequence ATGGCCACACACGCAGCGCACGGGGAAGAACGGCGGCGGATCCAGTTCGACAAGCACCTGCCTGTCGACCACCGCCTGAACCAGGTCTACCGCTTCGGCGCCGGACTGATGGGTCTGGTGCTGATCGCCTTCGGCATCCTCGGTCTGATCGGCGAGGTCGGCTTCTTCGACACCCGCGGTGACCAGGTCATGGGCCTGAACACCAACGGTGCCCTGAGCATCCTGTCGATCTGCATGGGACTGTTGCTCTTCGTGGGCATGGTGATCGGCGGCAACTTCGCCTCGACGCTCAACATGGTGGTCGGCATCGCCTTCATCCTCAGTGGTTTCGTGAACCTGGGGCTCTTGGAGACGGACTACAACTTCCTGGCCTTCCGCATCCAGAACGTGCTGTTCAGCTTCGTTTTCGGTGTGGTCCTGATGTTCTTCGGGATGTACGGGAGGGTCGGCTCGGCCCTGCCCCACGACAACCCCTACTGGCGGGCCCGCCACCCCGACCTGGTCGAACCGGAGTCTCGGGAGCAGGGCCGTGGGCCCGCCGTGGCGCGCGACCGTTCCCTGCCGCCGCCGGGGGACGCCCGTTAA
- a CDS encoding DUF4097 family beta strand repeat-containing protein, with protein MARTASASASASVSARAAAVAGAVVVVVAGVTGCGAAAGDDREPERRSFPLQGSTLTVDSDDSALELVATDTAPEGRIQVTRWFEGSVVMGEDPKVTWTMDGDRLVLRLRCSGFVADCSARHRIEVPRGVAVEVEDGDGSVRAGGFEEALNIRTGDGSVRVDDTTGAVKVHTGDGSVRVDNTTGAVKVHTGDGSVRVDDATGPLDLRTQDGSIRADVTSRQVRTHTSDGSTHLELGAVPDLVDSRSGDGSVTVSVPRATYRVSAETGDGAVEVAVPRDDSSRHVVSARTGDGKVTVQMAN; from the coding sequence ATGGCCCGTACCGCGTCCGCGTCCGCGTCCGCTTCCGTGTCCGCCCGCGCCGCCGCCGTCGCCGGTGCCGTCGTGGTCGTCGTCGCGGGCGTCACCGGCTGCGGTGCGGCCGCCGGGGACGACCGGGAACCCGAGCGGCGGTCCTTCCCGTTGCAGGGCTCCACCCTCACCGTCGACTCCGACGACTCCGCCCTGGAACTCGTCGCGACGGACACCGCCCCCGAGGGCCGTATCCAGGTCACCCGCTGGTTCGAGGGCTCGGTCGTCATGGGCGAGGACCCGAAGGTGACCTGGACCATGGACGGCGACCGACTGGTGCTGCGGCTGAGGTGCTCCGGCTTCGTCGCCGACTGCTCGGCCAGGCACCGCATCGAGGTACCGCGCGGCGTCGCCGTCGAGGTCGAGGACGGCGACGGCAGCGTGCGCGCCGGCGGCTTCGAGGAGGCGCTGAACATCCGAACCGGCGACGGCTCCGTCCGCGTCGACGACACCACCGGCGCCGTGAAGGTCCACACCGGCGACGGCTCCGTCCGTGTCGACAACACCACCGGCGCCGTGAAGGTCCACACCGGCGACGGCTCCGTGCGCGTCGACGACGCGACCGGCCCGCTGGACCTGCGCACCCAGGACGGTTCCATCCGCGCCGACGTCACCTCTCGTCAGGTCCGCACCCACACCTCCGACGGCTCCACCCACCTCGAACTCGGCGCCGTACCCGACCTGGTGGACTCCCGCAGTGGCGACGGCTCCGTCACCGTCTCGGTGCCCCGGGCCACCTACCGCGTGTCCGCCGAAACCGGCGACGGCGCGGTCGAAGTGGCCGTGCCCCGCGACGATTCCAGCCGGCACGTCGTCTCCGCCCGCACCGGCGACGGCAAAGTCACGGTCCAAATGGCGAACTAA
- a CDS encoding 50S ribosomal protein bL37, translating into MSKRGNKRRGRKKKKANHGKRPNA; encoded by the coding sequence ATGTCCAAGCGAGGCAATAAGCGACGCGGACGCAAGAAGAAGAAGGCCAACCACGGCAAGCGTCCCAACGCCTGA
- a CDS encoding endonuclease/exonuclease/phosphatase family protein yields the protein MRRRAGRRVPGPDSTGDAWGRSAWWRRGRVLAALAVLTAGLLVSHRAVPNSVGRLGSLLEAFLPWLGLAVVALLGLALLRRSALALVALLLPVAAWTYLFGGLLLPAAKPGAHDLVVVQHNVSDENTDPAGTARALAGAGPDLIALEELVPPALAVYEKTLAPDYPYHAVRGTVGLWSKFPLTGARPVDIKPEEITESWSRGLRAVVRTPHGDIAAYVAHLPSVRVGASGLASSRRDESAGLLGKAIAAEKLRTAILLGDLNSTVDDRALAPLTSRMNVAERGFAFSFPAAFPLARIDQVMARSATVDDIHTLPATGSDHLPVAARIALD from the coding sequence ATGCGGCGCCGGGCCGGGCGGCGGGTCCCGGGCCCGGACTCCACGGGGGACGCGTGGGGCCGGTCGGCCTGGTGGCGGCGGGGGCGGGTACTCGCCGCGCTGGCGGTGCTGACCGCCGGGCTGCTGGTGTCCCACCGGGCGGTGCCCAACTCCGTGGGCCGCCTGGGCAGCCTGCTGGAAGCCTTCCTGCCGTGGCTCGGCCTGGCGGTCGTGGCGCTGCTCGGCCTGGCCCTGCTGCGCCGTTCGGCTCTCGCGTTGGTGGCCCTGCTGCTGCCTGTGGCGGCCTGGACGTACCTCTTCGGCGGACTGCTCCTGCCCGCGGCGAAGCCCGGCGCGCACGATCTGGTCGTGGTGCAGCACAACGTCAGCGACGAGAACACCGACCCGGCGGGCACGGCCCGCGCCCTGGCCGGCGCCGGGCCCGATCTCATCGCGCTGGAGGAGCTGGTGCCCCCGGCGCTGGCGGTCTACGAGAAGACGCTGGCTCCGGACTACCCGTATCACGCGGTTCGAGGCACGGTCGGGCTCTGGTCGAAGTTTCCGCTCACCGGTGCCCGGCCGGTGGACATCAAGCCCGAGGAGATCACGGAGTCCTGGAGCCGCGGGCTGCGGGCCGTGGTCCGTACGCCGCACGGCGACATCGCGGCGTACGTCGCACATCTGCCCTCGGTCCGAGTCGGGGCGAGCGGCCTCGCCTCCTCCCGGCGCGACGAGAGCGCCGGCCTGCTGGGCAAGGCCATCGCCGCGGAGAAGCTGAGAACGGCGATCCTGTTGGGCGACCTCAACAGCACCGTCGACGACCGTGCGCTGGCCCCGCTGACCTCACGGATGAACGTCGCGGAGCGCGGCTTCGCCTTCAGCTTCCCCGCCGCCTTCCCGCTGGCCCGGATCGACCAGGTCATGGCCCGTTCTGCGACCGTGGACGACATCCACACCCTGCCCGCGACCGGCAGCGACCACCTACCGGTCGCTGCCCGCATCGCTCTGGACTGA